Proteins from a genomic interval of Parvivirga hydrogeniphila:
- the dnaE gene encoding DNA polymerase III subunit alpha gives MTERFVHLHTHSEYSVLDGHAKVSRLLDKAAQLGQQALALTDHGVMFGAVEFYKQAVRGDEKTGRPPIKPIIGCEVYFTPHSRTKRDGKPELYHLLLLAEDNTGYKNLMALVSQSWTTGFYYKPQVDLELLEQFSDGLIATSACMSGIVPKSIERGDEAAARAWAERYARIFGEGRFFLEIQQQGIMADSGVTQSDINRALADLGRELGLPLVATNDIHYVEAGDAKAQDILVCIQTGRTLDDTDRLRFSSDQFYLKSAEQMAEVLPEYPEALAMTAEVAERCTVELEFGKIILPVFDVPGGKTEDEHLREACMKGLARRYGEPIPEDALARLESELAVITSKGLSAYFLIVADFVQWAKRNGIGVGPGRGSAAGSIISYALGITNLDPLAHGLIFERFLNPERTEMPDIDIDFDDERRGEVIDYVRKKYGEDRVAQVVTYSTMKARQAIRDAARVLGYPYAIGDRIAKLVPEGPDATIADALETNPDLREEYDAGGDVKAIIDAARALEGNVRGEGVHAAAVVICRDPLHEHAPVKLDTKGGSVITQYEGTVIAELGLLKMDFLGLRTLTVIAKAVQAIEENHGVGIDIDSIPLDDPETFAMLKRGDVDGVFQLGESSGMRQLVKDLQPESFAEIVACLALYRPGPLQSGMVRDFVNRKHGRAPVEYYDERIKHILEETYGTMVYQEQVMRLSMEMAGFSAAKADKLRKAMGKKIPEEMAKWRSDFVEGAVANGYGRALAERVYDDIEKFAGYGFNKSHSAAYGLLAYQTAYLKAHYPLEFMAAQLTSYNGKTEQIVRYIAACNAAGITVLPPDVNSSGKDFTATGGAIRFGLEGIRGVGGPVVEAIVAARKEGGPFTSLHDFLARVDVRSLNKKTVEALIKAGAFDSTGYTRKQLMELMDHAMELAAKRQRDKESGQVSMFDLFAPEEHGLGEEAPPPDGVEWDKATKLSFEKEMLGIYVSDHPLSDKREIIEAARTHSLGQTEELKDGVVGWFAGQIRDVERIATKAGKLMCAFVLEDLESSADALMFPQTYERCRDVVAEDAVVRVRAKVEDSDRGRRLLVQEVHTLADDGTFVRPPKVLHVRAPVSELGNGGYDRFREILAHYPGRDSVVVELQYPDRIKRMRLGEECRVDAAAVGLHAELKALLGAEAVWEE, from the coding sequence GTGACGGAGCGCTTCGTCCACCTGCACACGCACTCCGAGTACTCCGTGCTCGACGGGCACGCGAAGGTCTCGCGGCTCTTGGACAAGGCCGCCCAGCTCGGGCAGCAGGCGCTCGCGCTCACCGACCACGGCGTGATGTTCGGCGCGGTGGAGTTCTACAAGCAGGCCGTGCGCGGAGACGAGAAGACCGGACGGCCGCCCATCAAGCCGATCATCGGGTGCGAGGTGTACTTCACGCCGCACTCGCGCACGAAGCGCGACGGGAAGCCTGAACTGTACCACCTGCTGCTCCTCGCGGAGGACAACACGGGCTACAAGAACCTCATGGCGCTGGTGTCGCAGTCGTGGACGACGGGCTTCTACTACAAGCCGCAGGTCGACCTCGAGCTTCTCGAGCAGTTCAGCGATGGGCTCATCGCAACGTCTGCCTGCATGAGCGGCATCGTCCCGAAGAGCATCGAGCGGGGCGACGAGGCAGCCGCGCGCGCGTGGGCGGAGCGGTACGCGCGCATCTTCGGCGAAGGGCGCTTCTTCCTCGAGATCCAGCAGCAAGGCATCATGGCGGACAGCGGCGTCACGCAGTCAGACATCAACCGCGCGCTCGCGGACCTGGGGCGAGAGCTCGGGCTGCCGCTCGTCGCGACCAACGACATCCACTACGTGGAGGCCGGCGACGCGAAGGCGCAAGACATCCTCGTGTGCATCCAGACCGGCCGCACCCTTGACGACACCGATCGCCTGCGCTTCTCGTCTGACCAGTTCTACCTCAAGTCGGCAGAGCAGATGGCAGAAGTCCTGCCTGAGTACCCCGAGGCGCTGGCGATGACCGCGGAGGTCGCGGAGCGGTGCACCGTGGAGCTCGAGTTCGGAAAGATCATCCTCCCCGTGTTCGACGTTCCTGGCGGGAAGACCGAGGACGAGCACCTGCGCGAAGCGTGCATGAAGGGCCTCGCGCGCCGCTACGGCGAGCCGATCCCGGAAGACGCGCTCGCTCGCCTCGAAAGCGAGCTTGCGGTCATCACCTCGAAAGGGCTCTCGGCGTACTTCCTCATCGTCGCCGACTTCGTGCAGTGGGCGAAGCGCAACGGCATCGGCGTCGGGCCGGGCCGGGGGAGCGCGGCCGGGTCGATCATCTCCTACGCGCTCGGCATCACCAACCTCGATCCGCTCGCACATGGGCTCATCTTCGAGCGGTTCTTGAACCCCGAGCGAACCGAGATGCCCGACATCGACATCGACTTCGACGACGAGCGTCGAGGCGAGGTCATCGACTACGTGCGCAAGAAGTACGGCGAGGACCGCGTGGCGCAGGTGGTCACGTACAGCACGATGAAGGCGCGCCAGGCGATCCGCGACGCCGCGCGCGTTCTGGGCTACCCGTACGCGATCGGCGACCGCATCGCCAAGCTCGTCCCGGAAGGGCCGGACGCGACCATCGCCGACGCGCTCGAGACGAACCCCGACCTTCGGGAGGAGTACGACGCTGGCGGCGACGTGAAGGCGATCATCGACGCCGCGCGGGCGCTCGAAGGGAACGTGCGCGGCGAGGGCGTGCACGCCGCTGCGGTCGTGATCTGCCGCGACCCGCTGCACGAGCACGCGCCGGTGAAGCTCGACACCAAGGGCGGCTCTGTCATCACGCAGTACGAAGGCACCGTGATCGCCGAGCTCGGGCTGCTCAAGATGGACTTCCTGGGCCTGCGGACGCTCACCGTCATCGCCAAGGCCGTTCAGGCCATCGAGGAGAACCACGGCGTCGGGATCGACATCGACAGCATCCCGCTCGACGACCCCGAGACCTTCGCGATGCTCAAGCGGGGCGACGTGGACGGCGTCTTCCAACTCGGTGAGTCTTCGGGGATGCGGCAGCTCGTGAAGGACTTGCAGCCGGAGTCGTTCGCCGAGATCGTCGCGTGCCTCGCCCTGTACCGGCCGGGGCCGCTGCAGTCGGGCATGGTGCGCGACTTCGTGAACCGCAAGCACGGGCGCGCGCCCGTCGAGTACTACGACGAGCGCATCAAGCACATCCTGGAGGAGACCTACGGCACGATGGTCTACCAGGAGCAGGTGATGCGCCTGTCGATGGAGATGGCGGGCTTCAGCGCCGCGAAGGCCGACAAGCTCCGCAAGGCCATGGGCAAGAAGATCCCCGAGGAGATGGCGAAGTGGCGCTCGGACTTCGTGGAGGGGGCCGTGGCGAACGGCTACGGCCGGGCCCTCGCCGAGCGCGTGTACGACGACATCGAGAAGTTCGCCGGCTACGGCTTCAACAAGAGCCACTCGGCGGCATATGGCCTGCTCGCGTACCAGACCGCGTACCTCAAGGCGCACTACCCGCTCGAGTTCATGGCTGCGCAGCTCACCAGCTACAACGGCAAGACCGAGCAGATCGTGCGCTACATCGCAGCGTGCAACGCGGCCGGCATCACGGTGCTTCCGCCGGACGTGAACTCCTCGGGCAAGGACTTCACCGCGACGGGCGGCGCGATCAGGTTCGGTCTGGAGGGCATCCGCGGGGTCGGCGGGCCGGTGGTGGAGGCGATCGTGGCGGCCCGCAAAGAGGGCGGTCCGTTCACGTCGCTGCACGACTTTCTCGCGCGGGTGGATGTGCGCAGCCTCAACAAGAAGACGGTCGAAGCGCTCATCAAGGCAGGCGCCTTCGACTCGACCGGCTACACGCGCAAGCAGCTCATGGAGCTCATGGACCACGCGATGGAGCTGGCAGCCAAGCGGCAGCGCGACAAAGAAAGCGGCCAGGTGTCGATGTTCGACCTGTTCGCGCCGGAAGAGCACGGGCTCGGCGAGGAGGCGCCGCCCCCGGACGGCGTCGAGTGGGACAAAGCGACGAAGCTGTCCTTCGAGAAGGAGATGCTCGGCATCTACGTGTCGGACCACCCGCTGTCGGACAAGCGCGAGATCATCGAGGCGGCACGCACGCACTCGCTCGGCCAAACCGAGGAGCTCAAAGACGGCGTCGTCGGCTGGTTCGCAGGCCAGATCCGCGACGTCGAGCGCATCGCGACGAAGGCCGGGAAGCTCATGTGCGCATTCGTGCTGGAGGACCTCGAGAGCTCGGCAGACGCGCTGATGTTCCCGCAGACCTACGAGCGCTGCCGCGACGTCGTGGCCGAAGACGCCGTCGTGCGCGTGCGCGCCAAAGTGGAGGACTCCGACCGCGGCAGGCGGCTGCTCGTCCAGGAGGTGCACACGCTTGCCGATGACGGCACCTTCGTCCGCCCGCCGAAGGTGCTCCACGTGCGCGCTCCGGTGAGCGAGCTCGGGAACGGCGGGTACGACCGCTTCCGCGAGATACTCGCGCACTACCCGGGGCGGGACAGCGTCGTCGTGGAGCTCCAGTACCCGGACCGCATCAAGCGGATGCGTCTCGGCGAGGAGTGCCGTGTGGACGCTGCTGCTGTGGGTCTGCACGCAGAGCTCAAGGCGCTGCTCGGCGCGGAGGCGGTGTGGGAGGAGTAG
- a CDS encoding YerC/YecD family TrpR-related protein — MPSEPLRTPEVESLLAAFASLDSADDVYAFLLDVCTIREIQEMAQRLAVARMLAGGVHYPEIQRATGASPTTISRVSRCVNYGAGGYRRVIERLGTIEGTGEPS, encoded by the coding sequence ATGCCTTCTGAACCGCTTCGGACGCCCGAGGTCGAGTCGCTGCTTGCGGCGTTCGCATCGCTCGACAGCGCCGACGACGTGTACGCGTTTCTGCTCGACGTCTGCACGATCCGCGAGATCCAGGAGATGGCGCAGCGCCTCGCGGTGGCGCGCATGCTCGCTGGCGGCGTGCACTACCCGGAGATCCAGCGCGCGACCGGCGCCTCCCCAACGACGATCAGCCGGGTGAGCCGCTGCGTGAACTACGGGGCAGGCGGCTATCGCAGGGTGATCGAGCGTCTTGGCACCATCGAGGGAACCGGTGAGCCGTCGTGA